In a genomic window of Lycium ferocissimum isolate CSIRO_LF1 chromosome 9, AGI_CSIRO_Lferr_CH_V1, whole genome shotgun sequence:
- the LOC132069231 gene encoding early nodulin-93-like codes for MPPITEEQKNQDVQDIIQDGFKGAATTCALTSLAVFAAARYCPWAKANINYAGKTFIISALTAASFAFSAEQSMVKKHRGKF; via the exons ATGCCACCCATTACcgaagaacaaaaaaatcagGACGTTCAAG ACATCATTCAAGATGGATTTAAAGGAGCTGCCACGACATGTGCTCTTACTTCTCTAGCTGTG TTTGCTGCTGCTCGCTATTGTCCATGGGCTAAGGCAAATATAAATTATGCTGGTAAAACATTCATCATATCTGCAT TGACTGCAGCTTCTTTTGCCTTCAGCGCTGAACAGTCTATGGTAAAGAAGCACCGtggaaaattttga